The proteins below come from a single Rosa rugosa chromosome 2, drRosRugo1.1, whole genome shotgun sequence genomic window:
- the LOC133733868 gene encoding uncharacterized protein LOC133733868 isoform X4 has translation MASGELKDEKPRRHPESGSVNQGENLPQKIDKDWEILNQGYNQGENKDIKFFIEERELVAVESKEIYKFHLGPGDKNLSLQIDKDLLFHIQGGEVRVVDLREKFRIPLADARQGENLAQQICIDQEIHIPGEPMNEELKEQPRCLLGSGPSKSEINRDQEIHIPDGPTH, from the exons ATGGCGAGCGGAGAACTCAAAGACGAGAAACCTAGACGCCACCCGGAATCAGGATCTGTCAACCAGGGCGAGAATCTGCCCCAGAAGATCGATAAGGACTGGGAGATTCTTAATCAAG GATACAACCAGGGCGAGAATAAGGACATAAAGTTCTTCATTGAAG AACGAGAACTCGTAGCGGTAGAATCCAAAGAGATATACAAATTCCACCTGGGACCAGGAGACAAGAATCTATCCCTGCAGATCGATAAGGACCTGTTGTTCCATATTCAAG GAGGAGAAGTAAGGGTGGTAGATCTCAGAGAGAAATTCAGGATTCCCCTGGCTGATGCCAGGCAGGGCGAGAATCTGGCCCAGCAGATCTGTATTGACCAAGAGATCCATATTCCGG GAGAACCAATGAATGAAGAACTCAAAGAGCAACCCAGATGCCTTCTGGGATCAGGACCCAGCAAGAGCGAGATCAACAGGGACCAGGAGATCCATATTCCAG
- the LOC133733868 gene encoding uncharacterized protein LOC133733868 isoform X5 codes for MASGELKDEKPRRHPESGSVNQGENLPQKIDKDWEILNQGYNQGENKDIKFFIEERELVAVESKEIYKFHLGPGDKNLSLQIDKDLLFHIQGGEVRVVDLREKFRIPLADARQGENLAQQICIDQEIHIPGEPMNEELKEQPRCLLGSGPSKSEINRDQEIHIPGMFPS; via the exons ATGGCGAGCGGAGAACTCAAAGACGAGAAACCTAGACGCCACCCGGAATCAGGATCTGTCAACCAGGGCGAGAATCTGCCCCAGAAGATCGATAAGGACTGGGAGATTCTTAATCAAG GATACAACCAGGGCGAGAATAAGGACATAAAGTTCTTCATTGAAG AACGAGAACTCGTAGCGGTAGAATCCAAAGAGATATACAAATTCCACCTGGGACCAGGAGACAAGAATCTATCCCTGCAGATCGATAAGGACCTGTTGTTCCATATTCAAG GAGGAGAAGTAAGGGTGGTAGATCTCAGAGAGAAATTCAGGATTCCCCTGGCTGATGCCAGGCAGGGCGAGAATCTGGCCCAGCAGATCTGTATTGACCAAGAGATCCATATTCCGG GAGAACCAATGAATGAAGAACTCAAAGAGCAACCCAGATGCCTTCTGGGATCAGGACCCAGCAAGAGCGAGATCAACAGGGACCAGGAGATCCATATTCCAG